One Undibacter mobilis genomic region harbors:
- a CDS encoding ABC transporter ATP-binding protein has translation MSADTTHLIAVRDLAASYGHIEALRPTSLHVAPGEFVTILGPNGAGKTTLLRAITRLIPSKGQVMFKGRDVTGLKTHDLAELGIIMVMEGRGLFGDMSVRENLQLGAYKLSGSPADMDRRLDKVFTLFPRLKERIDQTASSMSGGEQQMLAVGRALMAEPKLLILDEPSLGLAPRVATEILSTLGALNKEGLGILLVEQKAPLALKLAQRVYILSSGSVRAELPTHEIKSHHDLARYYFS, from the coding sequence ATGTCGGCTGACACGACCCATCTGATCGCGGTTCGCGATCTGGCGGCCAGCTACGGCCACATCGAGGCTCTTCGTCCGACGAGTCTCCATGTGGCGCCGGGCGAGTTCGTCACGATCCTCGGGCCGAACGGGGCGGGCAAGACCACCTTGCTCCGCGCTATCACCCGGCTGATCCCCAGCAAGGGGCAGGTCATGTTCAAGGGGCGGGATGTCACCGGCCTCAAGACGCATGACCTGGCCGAGCTTGGCATCATCATGGTGATGGAGGGTCGTGGCCTGTTCGGCGATATGAGCGTGCGGGAGAACCTGCAGCTCGGCGCCTACAAACTGTCGGGCTCGCCGGCCGATATGGACCGGCGGCTCGACAAGGTCTTCACGCTGTTTCCGCGCCTGAAGGAGCGGATCGATCAGACAGCCTCCTCGATGTCCGGCGGCGAGCAGCAGATGCTCGCTGTCGGCCGGGCGCTGATGGCCGAACCGAAGTTGCTTATTCTCGATGAGCCCTCGCTCGGCCTCGCGCCGCGCGTGGCCACCGAAATTCTGTCGACGCTGGGCGCCCTCAACAAGGAGGGACTCGGCATCCTGCTCGTCGAGCAGAAGGCGCCGCTGGCGCTGAAGCTCGCCCAGCGCGTCTATATCCTGTCCTCTGGCAGCGTTCGCGCCGAATTGCCGACGCACGAGATCAAATCGCATCATGACCTCGCCCGCTATTACTTCAGCTAA
- a CDS encoding branched-chain amino acid ABC transporter permease has translation MTSPAITSAKPPAGPVKFASRFDRFQVGLLVVAALLTCGALAYGGFLLTVMQLAMIYAIFCIGLNFFMGYTGQASFGQNAFACIGGYGSAIFTVQYGWDPLPALIASMVIAGFFALIIGYPTLRLRGHYLAMATFSLGLITYDISIHWTSVTQGYMGYAGIPPMGIGSFTIENERWKLVTLAVLVAFGFWLSLRMRDSRFGRGLRAISGSENGAAALGVRVPRFKLIAFVIAALYASAAGSLFAHTIGFISPEVYGPQMSIMTFTMLFVGGVGTIVGPIIGAIVTSLLQEVVRGSGHFQDIAYAVVLLVTLIYAPKGLSALGSLFRRKKKEA, from the coding sequence ATGACCTCGCCCGCTATTACTTCAGCTAAGCCGCCCGCCGGCCCAGTGAAATTCGCCTCGCGGTTCGACCGCTTCCAGGTCGGGCTCCTTGTCGTGGCCGCGCTGCTGACCTGCGGCGCGCTCGCCTACGGCGGCTTCCTGCTGACCGTCATGCAGCTCGCGATGATCTACGCGATCTTCTGTATCGGCCTGAATTTCTTCATGGGCTATACGGGTCAGGCCTCGTTCGGCCAGAACGCCTTCGCCTGCATCGGCGGTTACGGCAGCGCCATCTTCACAGTGCAGTATGGCTGGGATCCCTTGCCGGCCTTGATTGCGTCGATGGTGATCGCCGGCTTCTTTGCCCTGATCATCGGCTATCCGACGCTGCGCCTGCGCGGCCACTATCTCGCGATGGCGACGTTCTCACTCGGTCTCATCACCTATGACATCTCGATCCACTGGACGAGCGTGACTCAGGGTTACATGGGCTATGCCGGCATTCCGCCGATGGGGATTGGCAGCTTCACGATCGAAAACGAGCGCTGGAAGCTGGTGACGCTGGCCGTGCTCGTGGCCTTCGGCTTTTGGCTGTCGCTACGCATGCGCGATTCGCGGTTCGGCCGCGGCTTGCGCGCGATCTCCGGCAGCGAAAACGGCGCCGCCGCGCTGGGCGTGCGCGTGCCGCGCTTCAAGCTGATCGCCTTTGTCATCGCCGCGCTCTACGCCTCGGCCGCAGGCTCGCTGTTCGCGCATACGATCGGCTTCATCAGCCCCGAAGTCTACGGTCCGCAAATGAGCATCATGACATTCACGATGCTCTTCGTCGGCGGCGTCGGCACCATCGTCGGCCCGATCATCGGTGCGATCGTGACCTCGCTGCTTCAGGAAGTCGTTCGCGGCAGCGGGCACTTTCAGGACATCGCTTACGCCGTCGTTCTGCTGGTCACGCTGATCTACGCGCCCAAGGGCCTGTCGGCGCTTGGCAGCCTGTTCCGGCGCAAGAAGAAGGAGGCGTGA
- a CDS encoding ABC transporter ATP-binding protein, which produces MALLKVKGLTKRFGGLAANNDISLDVPQGSLFAVIGPNGAGKTTFFNMISGFLGSTAGSIEFDGRDVTKAPQHEIAAMGLVRTFQLVQLFKGMSVAENVEVGCHLATRGGVAASLFRPAWFRKQEIEVRERAYELLEFVGLSAQADIDSELLPYGQQRLLEVARALAAKPKLLLLDEPAAGLNTQETEGLAHIIQKINAQGTTVLLIEHDVALVTRIAHRIAVLDFGKKIAEGTPDEIKAHPEVIAAYLGVEEVENA; this is translated from the coding sequence ATGGCACTCCTTAAAGTCAAAGGCCTGACCAAGCGTTTCGGCGGCCTTGCTGCCAACAACGACATCAGCCTGGACGTGCCGCAAGGCAGCCTGTTTGCGGTCATCGGCCCGAACGGCGCTGGCAAGACCACATTCTTCAACATGATCTCAGGCTTCCTCGGCTCGACCGCCGGCAGCATCGAGTTCGACGGGCGCGACGTCACCAAGGCGCCGCAGCACGAGATCGCGGCGATGGGCCTCGTGCGCACGTTCCAGCTCGTGCAGCTCTTCAAGGGCATGTCGGTTGCCGAGAACGTCGAGGTTGGTTGCCATCTTGCGACACGCGGCGGCGTTGCTGCGTCGCTGTTCCGGCCGGCCTGGTTTCGCAAGCAGGAAATCGAGGTGCGCGAGCGCGCCTACGAACTTCTCGAATTCGTCGGCCTGTCCGCCCAGGCCGATATCGATTCCGAACTGTTGCCCTATGGCCAGCAGCGTCTGCTGGAGGTGGCCCGCGCCTTGGCGGCCAAGCCGAAGTTGCTGCTGCTCGATGAGCCGGCCGCCGGCCTGAACACACAGGAAACCGAGGGCCTCGCCCATATCATCCAGAAGATCAACGCACAAGGCACGACCGTCCTGCTCATCGAGCACGACGTCGCGCTGGTCACGCGCATCGCTCATCGCATCGCGGTGCTGGATTTCGGCAAGAAGATCGCCGAAGGCACGCCCGACGAAATCAAGGCCCACCCGGAAGTCATCGCCGCCTATCTGGGCGTGGAAGAGGTTGAAAATGCCTAG
- a CDS encoding branched-chain amino acid ABC transporter permease has translation MPSAVELIQSLVNGVGIGLIYGLIAIGFSVIYNASGIVNFAQGVFVMLGGMFAHTLLVRYGLPIWLSAIVSTILVAGAGVLVQIFVINPMWRRNAPLFAIILATLAVQLLIEQIIILTLGDQPRTYPEFTAGGPLKVGPIAIAYQQFWVLGCGALLVFALTQFFNRTRMGRALRACAQNREAAALLGIPVERMLIVAFALSAGLGAIAGILITPTQYTAYLVGTPYGINGFIAAIIGGFGSPVAGLVGGVLLGVIQSEAIVFFGAGFRNIISLSVLLIVLMYFPKGLFGGLEKKA, from the coding sequence ATGCCTAGCGCCGTCGAACTGATCCAGAGTCTCGTCAACGGTGTCGGCATCGGTCTGATTTACGGCCTGATCGCCATCGGCTTTTCCGTCATCTACAACGCCAGCGGCATCGTCAACTTCGCCCAGGGCGTTTTCGTCATGCTCGGCGGCATGTTCGCGCACACCTTGCTGGTGCGTTACGGCCTGCCGATCTGGCTGTCGGCGATTGTGTCCACCATTCTGGTCGCCGGCGCGGGCGTGCTGGTGCAGATTTTCGTCATCAATCCGATGTGGCGCCGCAATGCGCCGCTGTTTGCCATCATCCTGGCGACGCTCGCCGTGCAGCTGCTGATCGAACAGATCATCATCCTGACCCTTGGCGATCAGCCGCGCACCTATCCGGAGTTCACCGCCGGTGGTCCGCTCAAGGTTGGCCCGATTGCGATCGCCTATCAGCAATTCTGGGTTCTCGGTTGCGGCGCGCTGCTGGTGTTCGCGCTGACGCAGTTCTTCAACCGGACTCGCATGGGTCGCGCCTTGCGTGCCTGTGCGCAGAATCGCGAAGCGGCGGCGCTGCTGGGCATTCCGGTCGAGCGCATGCTCATCGTCGCTTTCGCGCTCAGCGCCGGTCTGGGCGCCATCGCCGGCATCCTGATCACGCCGACGCAGTACACGGCCTATCTCGTCGGCACGCCTTACGGCATCAACGGCTTCATCGCCGCCATCATTGGCGGTTTCGGCAGCCCTGTGGCCGGTCTGGTGGGCGGCGTCCTGCTCGGAGTCATCCAGTCGGAAGCCATTGTCTTCTTCGGGGCCGGCTTCAGGAACATCATCTCGCTATCGGTGCTTCTGATCGTGCTGATGTACTTCCCGAAGGGGCTGTTCGGCGGGCTCGAGAAGAAAGCCTGA
- a CDS encoding NAD(P)H-dependent oxidoreductase gives MNVLLVYAHPEPTSFTGALKDIARDTLTAAGHHVEVSDLYAENFNPVAGRHDFTTVHDAKRFHYQNEQGHAHANAGFAPDLAREQQRILKADMIVWLFPIWWGGVPAIMKGWFDRVMAFGFAYADGKRFDSGFFRRKIGMLCLTTGGTVERFSAGNVYGPVEQVLYPTQHLMVEYMGMKTYPPFVAYASPRIDEAGRKAYLKQWSEKLLEIAAENAPREAAQA, from the coding sequence ATGAATGTTCTGCTGGTCTACGCGCATCCGGAGCCAACCTCGTTCACCGGAGCGCTGAAGGATATCGCGCGTGATACGCTAACCGCCGCCGGCCACCACGTCGAGGTGTCGGATCTCTACGCTGAAAACTTCAATCCTGTGGCCGGCCGCCACGACTTCACCACCGTGCACGACGCCAAGCGGTTTCACTATCAGAACGAACAGGGCCACGCCCACGCCAATGCCGGCTTCGCGCCCGATCTGGCGCGTGAGCAGCAGCGCATCCTCAAGGCTGACATGATCGTCTGGCTGTTCCCGATCTGGTGGGGCGGCGTGCCCGCGATCATGAAGGGTTGGTTCGACCGCGTCATGGCCTTCGGCTTCGCCTATGCCGATGGAAAGCGTTTCGACAGCGGCTTCTTCAGGCGCAAGATCGGTATGCTGTGCCTGACGACAGGCGGCACGGTGGAGCGGTTCTCGGCTGGTAATGTCTACGGTCCGGTCGAGCAGGTGCTCTATCCGACGCAGCACCTGATGGTCGAATACATGGGCATGAAGACCTATCCGCCCTTCGTCGCCTATGCTTCGCCACGCATCGACGAGGCCGGCCGCAAGGCCTACCTGAAGCAGTGGAGCGAGAAGCTGCTCGAGATCGCGGCCGAGAACGCGCCCCGTGAGGCAGCGCAAGCCTAG
- a CDS encoding SDR family NAD(P)-dependent oxidoreductase → MSDAQTIYPLAGKVVIVTGGSRGIGAQVARRFGAAGCKVAVFYRSGADAAAKVVGDINAAGGQGLAIAADIADPESAKAAVDSVAAKFGRIDVVVNGAGIAEYRPFEKSDAALFHSTFNTNVLGTIAVIQAALPHLPSPGGRIINFSSALATRPIPNSAIYSASKGAITTLSHALAREFGPRGITVNTIAPGVIETEMTTKILAERGDAIKAMTPLGRIGQPDDIAGVALFLASPDADWMTGRTFIIDGGVSTI, encoded by the coding sequence ATGAGCGACGCTCAGACGATTTACCCGCTGGCCGGCAAGGTCGTCATTGTCACCGGTGGCTCGCGTGGCATCGGCGCCCAGGTGGCGCGCCGTTTCGGGGCTGCCGGCTGCAAGGTGGCGGTGTTCTATCGCAGCGGTGCCGACGCTGCCGCCAAGGTCGTTGGCGACATCAACGCCGCGGGCGGGCAGGGCCTGGCCATTGCCGCCGATATTGCTGACCCCGAATCGGCCAAAGCGGCGGTCGATAGCGTGGCCGCGAAGTTCGGACGCATCGACGTCGTCGTGAATGGCGCGGGCATTGCCGAGTACCGGCCGTTCGAGAAATCCGACGCCGCGCTGTTCCATTCGACCTTCAACACCAATGTGCTCGGCACCATCGCGGTGATCCAGGCGGCGCTGCCGCATCTGCCATCGCCCGGCGGCCGCATCATCAATTTCTCATCGGCGCTGGCGACGCGGCCGATTCCGAATTCGGCGATTTATTCGGCCTCCAAGGGCGCGATCACCACGTTGTCGCATGCGCTGGCGCGGGAGTTCGGTCCGCGCGGCATCACTGTCAACACCATTGCGCCCGGCGTCATCGAGACCGAGATGACCACCAAGATTCTCGCGGAGCGCGGCGACGCCATCAAGGCGATGACGCCGCTCGGCCGCATCGGCCAGCCGGACGATATCGCCGGGGTCGCGCTGTTTCTGGCATCGCCCGATGCCGACTGGATGACGGGTCGTACATTCATCATCGACGGCGGCGTGAGCACGATCTGA
- a CDS encoding DUF6282 family protein, whose translation MQDGKQEQTEKGANRPRRDDVEKLLVGAIDLHCHSGPAAMPRILDHHEAMRDCAEAGFRALVYKDHFYLGTPHAIMLEKLVPNTGVRLFSGIALNNAVGGINPHAVNHATMIGAKIVWMPTLSAENHIAQTSGQAKTFPKTTQKMLEPIPLSALDASGKLSDDTRKVLDLIAEADIILAGGHLPAFELHLVFDEAKKRGVKKMMVNHPTYVVGCTDEDIRQMVSNGVFMEHSICMFVEGRSKKYGPDKLKHLIDIAGVDRTVLCSDLGLVGSPRPVDGYREIVATLLDLQVPEADIRKLIGGNAASLLNLDA comes from the coding sequence ATGCAGGACGGCAAGCAAGAGCAGACTGAAAAGGGCGCGAATCGGCCGCGCCGGGACGACGTTGAGAAGCTGCTGGTTGGCGCGATTGATTTACATTGCCACAGCGGCCCCGCGGCCATGCCGCGAATCCTCGACCACCATGAAGCGATGCGGGACTGCGCCGAAGCCGGTTTCCGCGCTTTGGTCTACAAGGACCACTTCTATCTCGGGACGCCGCACGCGATCATGCTCGAGAAGCTGGTGCCCAACACCGGCGTCAGATTGTTTTCGGGCATCGCGCTGAACAACGCCGTCGGCGGCATCAATCCGCATGCCGTGAACCATGCGACGATGATCGGCGCCAAGATCGTCTGGATGCCGACTTTGTCGGCCGAGAACCACATCGCGCAGACCTCGGGGCAGGCCAAGACCTTCCCGAAGACGACGCAGAAGATGCTCGAGCCGATTCCGCTCAGCGCGTTGGATGCGAGCGGCAAACTGTCCGACGACACCAGGAAGGTGCTCGACCTCATCGCAGAAGCGGACATTATCCTCGCTGGCGGCCATTTGCCGGCGTTCGAACTGCATCTGGTCTTCGATGAGGCAAAGAAGCGCGGCGTCAAGAAGATGATGGTCAATCATCCGACTTATGTCGTCGGCTGCACCGACGAGGACATCAGGCAGATGGTCTCGAACGGAGTGTTTATGGAGCACTCGATCTGCATGTTCGTCGAGGGGCGCTCGAAGAAATATGGGCCGGACAAGCTCAAGCATCTGATCGACATCGCCGGCGTTGACCGCACCGTGCTGTGCTCCGATCTGGGGTTGGTCGGGTCGCCGCGGCCGGTGGACGGCTATCGCGAAATCGTCGCCACGCTGCTCGACCTGCAGGTGCCCGAAGCCGATATCCGCAAGCTCATCGGCGGGAATGCCGCCTCGCTTCTTAATCTGGATGCCTGA
- the phnN gene encoding phosphonate metabolism protein/1,5-bisphosphokinase (PRPP-forming) PhnN, whose translation MTGTLFLVVGPSGVGKDTLLDGARSRLSGDPRFVFARRVITRAADAGGEDHEAVTTEEFARRKATGGFLLTWAAHGLNYGLPAALLDALAAGRTVVANGSRATIAELGQIVPRLTIVEITAPPEAVAARLRARGREDEAQVAERIARAVPALPAGVDVVRVVNDADVASGVAKLVAVLSAPRP comes from the coding sequence ATGACAGGCACGCTTTTTCTGGTCGTGGGTCCGAGCGGCGTCGGCAAGGACACGTTGCTCGACGGCGCGCGTAGCCGGTTGTCCGGCGATCCGCGCTTTGTGTTTGCCCGCCGGGTCATCACCCGCGCCGCCGATGCCGGAGGTGAGGACCACGAGGCCGTGACGACCGAGGAGTTTGCGCGGCGCAAGGCGACCGGCGGTTTTCTGCTCACCTGGGCGGCGCATGGCCTGAACTATGGATTGCCTGCGGCGCTGTTGGACGCGCTGGCTGCGGGGCGCACCGTGGTTGCCAATGGTTCGCGCGCGACTATCGCCGAACTGGGCCAGATCGTGCCGCGTCTCACCATTGTCGAGATCACGGCGCCGCCGGAAGCGGTGGCCGCCCGATTGCGCGCGCGCGGTCGCGAAGACGAGGCCCAGGTTGCCGAGCGCATTGCGCGCGCCGTGCCGGCCCTGCCGGCCGGCGTCGATGTCGTCCGCGTTGTCAATGATGCTGATGTCGCGAGCGGCGTTGCCAAGCTGGTGGCCGTCTTGTCGGCGCCGAGGCCGTGA
- a CDS encoding thioesterase family protein, which produces MRPVPVGAKGTFTLRVTPAHLASQFKDAVLPPVFATPMMVTIMENAALNAVRDYLEPGESVVGTVVNIRHLAATPAGHTVTAEAVVTKVDGRRLEFDVTARDEVEEIGKGTHERMVVDIARIAKKLAAKPPKA; this is translated from the coding sequence ATGCGTCCCGTCCCGGTCGGAGCCAAAGGCACCTTTACGCTGCGCGTGACGCCGGCCCATCTGGCCAGCCAGTTCAAGGATGCCGTGCTGCCACCGGTCTTCGCCACGCCGATGATGGTGACGATCATGGAAAACGCCGCGCTCAACGCCGTGCGCGATTATCTCGAACCGGGCGAGAGCGTGGTCGGTACCGTGGTCAATATCAGGCATCTCGCCGCAACACCCGCCGGCCACACTGTGACGGCCGAAGCCGTGGTGACCAAAGTGGACGGCCGCCGCCTCGAATTTGACGTTACGGCACGTGACGAAGTCGAGGAGATCGGCAAAGGCACGCATGAGCGCATGGTGGTCGACATCGCGCGCATCGCCAAGAAGCTCGCCGCCAAACCGCCGAAAGCCTAA
- a CDS encoding CynX/NimT family MFS transporter, with protein MPGSSSSTADGSAPARLITALALLWLAGNALRLTILAVPPVIPLIHDDLALSATQVGILTGLPSMLLAIAAVPGSLLIARFGVRAALVAGLMITAVGGALRGTVADVWWLYAMTVAMGAGVAIMQVTMPTAVRAWVPSRIGFATAVYTNGLIVGEILPVALMLVVVLPLVGSWQMGFVFWSVPVAIIAVLVLIMAPRPATFAGAAVVKRKWWPDWRNLLIWRLGIMLGTINAIYFATNAFIPDYLRSTGQDAWISAALSGLNIGQLPASALLLAVAGRLERKIWPYVVCGVLCIGATAGIVFGTGIWLVAAATLQGFAAAAILILVLALPPLLSPPDDVHRVTAAMFTISYTCAVIVPVISGALWDLTHIAAMAFLPIAICGMLLALLAPAISHIPRQHG; from the coding sequence ATGCCGGGATCTTCTTCATCGACCGCGGACGGTTCTGCGCCGGCCCGCCTCATCACCGCGCTCGCTTTATTGTGGCTCGCCGGCAATGCGCTGCGCCTGACCATTCTTGCCGTTCCACCGGTCATCCCGCTGATCCACGACGACCTGGCGCTGAGCGCAACGCAGGTCGGTATTCTCACCGGCCTGCCCTCCATGCTGCTGGCCATCGCCGCGGTGCCGGGCTCGCTATTGATCGCCCGTTTCGGAGTCCGTGCCGCGCTGGTCGCGGGCCTCATGATCACGGCGGTGGGTGGAGCCCTGCGCGGCACCGTTGCCGATGTGTGGTGGCTTTATGCCATGACCGTCGCGATGGGCGCCGGTGTCGCCATCATGCAGGTGACCATGCCGACTGCGGTGCGGGCCTGGGTGCCGAGCCGCATCGGCTTTGCCACCGCGGTCTATACCAATGGCCTCATCGTCGGTGAAATTCTTCCTGTGGCGTTGATGCTTGTTGTCGTGCTGCCTCTGGTCGGCAGTTGGCAGATGGGCTTTGTGTTCTGGAGCGTCCCGGTCGCCATCATTGCAGTGCTGGTGCTGATCATGGCGCCGCGGCCGGCGACCTTCGCCGGCGCGGCGGTGGTCAAACGCAAATGGTGGCCGGACTGGCGCAATCTGCTGATCTGGCGCCTCGGCATCATGCTCGGCACCATCAACGCCATCTACTTCGCCACCAATGCTTTTATCCCGGATTATCTGCGCAGCACCGGTCAGGACGCCTGGATCAGCGCGGCGCTGTCGGGGCTGAACATCGGCCAGTTGCCGGCGTCGGCGCTGCTGCTCGCGGTCGCCGGAAGACTCGAACGGAAAATCTGGCCCTATGTCGTGTGCGGTGTGCTGTGCATTGGCGCGACCGCCGGAATCGTTTTCGGCACCGGCATCTGGCTGGTCGCGGCGGCGACGTTGCAGGGTTTTGCCGCAGCGGCGATCCTCATTCTGGTGCTCGCGCTGCCGCCTCTGCTCAGCCCGCCGGACGACGTCCATCGCGTTACCGCGGCGATGTTCACCATCAGTTACACCTGCGCCGTGATTGTGCCGGTGATCAGTGGCGCGTTGTGGGACCTCACGCACATTGCGGCAATGGCCTTCTTGCCGATTGCCATATGCGGTATGCTGCTGGCGTTGCTGGCGCCGGCGATCAGCCACATTCCGCGCCAGCACGGTTGA
- a CDS encoding D-glycero-alpha-D-manno-heptose-1,7-bisphosphate 7-phosphatase — MPAPETSRPAAFLDRDGVLNVDREYVHRADQLTWIDGVPEAIRLLNDAGFLVIVVTNQSGVARGFYDEAAVAALHAHMRGYLAARGAHIDAFYYCPHHPDGKVAAYTMRCDCRKPGTGMFEQAARDWPIDRARSFMIGDKDIDIAAATAFGIRGAQFNATTDKLPDLVRRMITAD, encoded by the coding sequence ATGCCGGCGCCGGAAACGTCAAGGCCGGCCGCCTTTCTCGACCGCGACGGCGTGCTCAACGTCGATCGCGAATATGTCCACCGCGCCGATCAGTTGACGTGGATCGACGGCGTGCCGGAGGCGATCCGGCTGCTTAATGACGCCGGTTTTCTCGTCATCGTCGTGACCAATCAGTCGGGCGTCGCCCGCGGCTTCTACGACGAGGCTGCTGTCGCCGCCTTGCACGCGCATATGCGGGGCTATCTCGCCGCGCGCGGCGCGCATATCGATGCTTTCTATTACTGCCCGCATCACCCCGACGGCAAGGTTGCGGCCTATACAATGCGCTGCGATTGCCGCAAGCCCGGCACCGGCATGTTCGAGCAGGCCGCGCGCGATTGGCCTATCGACCGCGCGCGCAGCTTCATGATCGGCGACAAGGATATCGACATCGCGGCGGCAACCGCCTTCGGTATCCGCGGCGCCCAATTCAATGCGACAACCGACAAGCTGCCCGATCTGGTGCGGCGCATGATCACCGCAGACTGA
- a CDS encoding lysylphosphatidylglycerol synthase transmembrane domain-containing protein codes for MRRSLMLLAKAAISILLLYISLRSVNLAALGERLSRLHAGWIAASLAILAAQLFILAARWRMIAQGCGLAPRYDAVLRMSFVGLFFNQVLPSTVGGDAARIYMLAREQGGWAGATYSVLIDRVAGIFALTLLVFICLPWTLALVQDPVARIVLILIGFGAFAGAFVFLAIGRIHWKPLMHWAPTRHLVEVSRTAWRICGSWRTLSIILALSFVVHFMTVLATWCMVQSVSASVNIELLLFMVPPVLLIATVPISIAGWGVREGSMIVAFSYAGLPQSDGLVVSVLIGITFFAIGAIGGIVWVASGARRTKPADIAVHPAPNGTT; via the coding sequence ATGCGGCGCTCGCTGATGCTGCTCGCCAAAGCGGCCATCTCCATTCTCCTGCTCTATATTTCGCTGCGTTCGGTGAACCTCGCCGCGCTCGGCGAACGCCTGAGCCGTCTGCATGCCGGGTGGATCGCCGCTTCGCTCGCCATTCTCGCGGCGCAGCTGTTCATCCTCGCCGCGCGCTGGCGGATGATCGCGCAAGGCTGCGGACTGGCGCCGCGCTATGACGCGGTTCTGCGCATGAGCTTTGTGGGATTGTTTTTCAATCAAGTGCTGCCGTCCACGGTCGGCGGCGATGCCGCGCGCATCTACATGCTGGCACGCGAACAAGGGGGCTGGGCCGGCGCGACCTATTCGGTGCTGATCGATCGCGTCGCCGGCATCTTCGCGCTGACCCTGTTGGTGTTTATCTGCCTGCCCTGGACTCTCGCGCTGGTGCAAGATCCGGTGGCGCGCATCGTGCTGATCCTGATCGGCTTCGGCGCCTTTGCCGGCGCCTTCGTCTTTCTCGCCATCGGCCGTATCCACTGGAAGCCTCTGATGCACTGGGCGCCAACGCGGCATCTGGTGGAAGTGTCGCGCACGGCCTGGCGCATCTGCGGCTCGTGGCGCACGCTTTCGATCATCCTTGCGCTGTCCTTCGTGGTTCACTTCATGACCGTGCTCGCCACCTGGTGCATGGTGCAGTCGGTATCGGCGTCGGTGAATATCGAATTGCTGCTGTTCATGGTGCCGCCCGTGCTCCTGATCGCCACCGTGCCGATTTCGATCGCCGGCTGGGGCGTCCGCGAAGGCAGCATGATCGTGGCGTTTTCCTACGCCGGCTTGCCGCAGAGCGACGGTCTGGTCGTATCGGTGCTGATCGGCATCACGTTCTTCGCCATCGGCGCGATCGGCGGCATCGTCTGGGTGGCCAGCGGCGCGCGGCGGACGAAACCCGCCGACATCGCGGTCCATCCGGCACCGAACGGGACGACCTGA